In a single window of the Cydia strobilella chromosome 13, ilCydStro3.1, whole genome shotgun sequence genome:
- the LOC134746873 gene encoding uncharacterized protein LOC134746873, whose translation MSEKSFGDKKDYVSSDSSEENRIRPRILNKGNKDNIVLNDESLEVNLSQPSPSLMSRIEKRPRNTSDDTDENNTEGFTLVERKRRSKRLNRSLSQNNLSDLTRMNNLSDFPRKNRVEPLQSIVQTCEDGEVCVTSKEDLPKQVGLAKLLRSDGIQNIQKITYKNSCKVLVRFNSKQDAEKLLQSKKISDLGYRCQLTTELNLTYGILRRIELDVTEEEIKNDFDCMYKIVSAKRLKRLDERGAWVDSETVRVCFQSSTLPPYVSAYGYGIKVELNYFPVTQCSGCWKFGHLLRVCPSKKKMCPKCGGAHDNCEATTFVCINCKGKHMALDKSCPSYQKERWIRAIMAEENCTYRIALQKVLSHKKDQETVHAVLKETDAVDEHIALPGTSSTLPTNYRDSVLKKATKQSPNTEIEMEQDGSESSEEESNLERNQKHVGTTKPKKVKGKKKNNTQKKARRDQDTDAESKDDCARLQTTPDQENIHRKKNLFSWALFLKKAKNIIVSDVSLEEKIKLGFKLIMEAITKFVFQIVSSENLLSNLSSVFSSFCNG comes from the coding sequence ATGAGTGAAAagagtttcggagataaaaaaGATTATGTGTCTAGTGATTCGTCAGAGGAAAATAGAATTAGGCCAAGAATTTTGAACAAGGGAAATAAGGACAATATTGTTTTGAATGACGAAAGTTTGGAGGTTAATTTATCGCAACCATCACCCTCATTGATGTCACGAATTGAGAAGAGACCTAGAAATACGAGTGATGACACGGATGAAAACAATACCGAAGGTTTTACTTTAGTAGAAAGAAAGAGAAGATCTAAGCGTCTAAATAGAAGTTTATCGCAAAATAACTTATCGGATTTGACTCGAATGAATAATTTGTCGGATTTCCCGCGAAAAAATCGTGTCGAGCCACTCCAGTCTATTGTTCAGACATGTGAGGATGGTGAGGTGTGTGTCACATCGAAGGAAGATTTGCCTAAACAAGTTGGCTTGGCCAAGTTATTAAGATCAGATGGCAtacaaaacatacaaaaaataacttATAAAAACTCGTGCAAGGTGTTAGTAAGGTTCAATAGCAAGCAAGACGCAGAAAAATTATTGCAGTCCAAAAAAATTAGTGACTTAGGATACAGATGTCAGTTAACAACTGAACTAAACTTGACATATGGAATATTGAGGCGAATAGAATTGGATGTCACTGAAGAAGAAATAAAGAATGATTTTGATTGTATGTACAAGATCGTGTCTGCTAAGAGGCTAAAAAGGCTCGATGAACGCGGAGCGTGGGTTGATAGCGAGACCGTTAGAGTATGTTTTCAGTCGTCCACTTTGCCCCCATATGTGTCTGCATATGGCTATGGAATCAAGGTGGAGCTAAATTATTTCCCTGTCACTCAGTGCTCAGGATGCTGGAAGTTCGGGCATTTACTGAGAGTATGTCCGAGCAAGAAGAAAATGTGTCCGAAATGTGGAGGTGCTCACGATAACTGCGAAGCGACAACTTTTGTATGTATTAATTGTAAAGGGAAACACATGGCTCTTGACAAAAGTTGTCCATCATACCAAAAAGAACGATGGATTCGGGCGATTATGGCTGAAGAAAATTGTACGTACCGGATAGCATTACAGAAAGTGTTAAGTCATAAAAAAGACCAGGAGACTGTACACGCAGTGCTAAAAGAAACGGATGCAGTAGATGAACACATCGCACTACCAGGCACATCCAGCACTTTGCCTACAAACTATCGAGACAGTGTTCTTAAAAAAGCGACGAAACAAAGCCCTAACACGGAAATAGAAATGGAACAGGATGGAAGCGAGTCAAGCGAGGAAGAAAGTAACTTAGAAAGAAATCAAAAGCATGTTGGCACTACAAAACCCAAAAAAGTGAAAGGTAAGAAGAAGAATAACACACAAAAAAAGGCTAGGAGGGATCAGGACACAGACGCCGAAAGTAAAGATGATTGTGCAAGATTGCAAACCACTCCTGATCAAGAAAACATCCACCGAAAGAAGAATCTATTCTCATGGGCGTTATTTTTAAAGAAGGCCAAAAATATAATAGTATCGGACGTATCTCTGGAAGAGAAAATCAAACTaggatttaaattaattatggaAGCAATAACTAAATTTGTATTTCAGATCGTGAGTAGCGAAAATTTGTTGAGTAACTTGAGTAGTGTATTTTCTAGTTTTTGTAATGGATAA